The window GCCATCAACCCCGGAAATTCAGGTGGCCCTTTGTTAAACGACCAAGGGGAAGTGATTGGCATCAATACTGCGATTCGGGCGAACGCTCAAGGTTTAGGTTTCTCGATCCCTATTGAAACCGCCAAACGCATTGCTACAGACTTAGCCACCAAAGGCCGTGCTGAACATCCCTTTTTGGGCATTAAAATGGTACAGCTCACCCCCGCGCGGCAAGAAGAAATCAATCAGCAAGCAAAAGGGAACTTCAAAATTACCCAGGACAAAGGTGTGTTGATTTTAGGCGTTTTGAATGACTCGCCGGCACAGAAAGCCGGTTTGCGCGAGGGAGATATTATCCAAAAGATCGACGGCGCTGCCATTGAGACGACAGAAGAAGTACAAGATCGCGTCGAAGCAAGTGGCGTTGGTAGCGAACTCAATTTGGAAATTAACCGCAACGGGAAGATCCAGCGGATTGAAGTGCGGCCCGAAGCCTTTCCCCTCAAACAGCTAGAATAAGTTGCCGAACGCGAACAGTCTGCGCCGGCTCACTGGCAGTGAACCGCTGGACGCTAAACGTTAATCGCACTCGGATTCTCCACCGGCAGAGGAATCGCGACGCAGGGAGACACAATCGTCTAGACTTTCATCTAGTTGCATTCGCTGTTCCATCTGCCGCAGAAAATAGCCGGTCATCATGGCGGAAGCCAGCAACCCTGCTAAGTTTTCGCGGTTGGTGGTGATATGAACATCAAAATGATCGGAGGGAAGCAGTCCCACGAGTCCTTTGACGTTTTGAGAAATGATTTGCTTAATTTCGGGACTGGCGGACTTGGCCACACGGGCCAAAACCTCAGGGGGTTGGTGCTGGAGATATTTCAGCAGCGGGTTCGTTTCGCTGTCGTCAGTGTCGGATTCGTTAAAGTCAGGGTTAAACACCATGTGGCCTCTAAATGTCTGCCTTTCTTATTATCTACTCTAGACCATTCTGATAAAATGACGCCTCTGCAAGCTAGACGTACTCCGCTGTTGTGGATGAAAAATTCCAGCGTCAGTTAATGCTAAAGATAGATGTTTTATTCTTCTTCCAAGTTTTCCTCTTCGCTGAGGGGGAATTTCAGTTCTAGCTGCTGCGGCAATTGATCAACTTGGAAATATTGATGAAACTTATCGGTTATCTGCAACCAATAAGACCGGCCATCGGTTTGCCGGCGTCTGCGAACAAAACCCAGTTCCAAAAGTTCTTGAACGTGCTGATAAGCGCCAGAACCCCGCAGTTCTACTAATTCAGTTTGCGTAATCGGCGCTTTTAGAGCGATCACCGCCAAAGTCCGCAGTGCGCCCAACCCTAAATCTAAGGGAATAATTGTTTGTACTAACTCTTGGAAGCTGTCTCGCAGTTGCAAGCAATATCCAGCCGGCGTCTCAACGACTTCTAAAGCGCTGTCGCGGTGCGCGTAGTCGTTCATCAATTCAATCAAAGCGTCTTCCGCGTCGTCTTTCTCACAACCGGCATATTCAAGAATTTCTGCAAGGGAAAGGGGTTGACCCTTTAGGTAGAGAATGGCTTCTATTTTGGTTGCTAAACGATGCATTGAGGATTTTAGATTTTAGATTTTAGATTTTAAATTTTAGATGAGCGAATAATCGAAAATCTAAAATGGGTAGCCGCTTGGTTAGTCTAACTGGCGTCCTGTGAGTTCCACAAAAATATCTTCCAAATTGGAGGGGCGCACCATCATGCCGGTTTTATCGCTTTGCTGCTCAAGATAGGCATTTGCTTGTTCCAAGTTCGGGAAAAACACATATTCCCAGCGATCTCCAATTTGCTTCATCACCAGTCCTTCGCCGTGTTTCTGCCGCAGTTGTTCCAAAGTGCCCAATTCAATCAGCTTGCCGGCATCCATAATTCCGATGCGATCGCATAAATACTCTACCTCATCCATATAGTGAGTGGTTAGCAGCATCGTCATTCCCTGCTTGTTCAAATCACGAATAATTTCCCACAGCCGGCGGCGAGTTTGCGGATCGAGTCCGACGGTTGGCTCATCGAGAAATAGAATTTTCGGTTCATGCAACAGTGCTCTAGCAATTTGCAGCCGGCGCTTCATCCCTCCCGACAAGGTTTTAACCAGATCATCCCGCCGATCTGCAAGTTCCACATATTCGAGCCACTGGTTAATCAATTTCTGCCGGCTAGGGTTGGGAATATGATGCAACCGCCCGTGAAATTCCATGTTCTCCCACACAGACAAATCGTTGTCAACACTAATTTGTTGCAACACAACGCCAATCGACTGCTTAACTTGCGCTGCTTGCCGCGTGACATCATAACCGGCCACTTCTATCCGTCCACTCGTGGGGCGCGTCAGAGTAGTCAGCATCCGAATCGTTGTAGACTTGCCGGCTCCATTTGGGCCAAGCAAACCGAACATTTCGCCGGCTTCGAGGGTAAAAGAGAGTTCGTCAACGACGGGGACGTTGTTATAAACTTTGTGAACGTTGTGGAGCGAGACGGCAGCACCCATAAATGTTTATCGAAGATTAATCAACCGTTACGGTCTTTGTGAGATTATCGGCAAAAGTGGTGCCGGCTCCCATTATTAACCTTAATCTGTCAAAAAACACAGCGATGAACTTCTATCTCGGTATAGATTTCGGCACCACCGGCGCACGGGCAACTGCAATTGATGCTGCCGGCACCCTTCACGCCGAGGCGCAATATCCTTTTGATGGCACCAGCGATTTACAAAATCATTTGCCGGATCTCTGGCAAACGGCGTTATTTACCTTAATTTCCCAAATTCCCCAGGAAATCTGCCGCGATCTTAGGGCAATTGCGATTAATGGCACCTCTTCCACCGTTTTGCTCTGCGATGCCGGTGGCAAAGTGATTGCTGAACCGCTTCTCTACAACGATGGGCGGGGAGTCGCGGTGATGCAGGAGTTAAAAGCCATTGCCCCCGCAAATCATCCGGTAATTAGCGCCACTTCCAGTTTGGCTAAACTTCTGTGGTTCAAGCAAAACGCAAACTTGCCACTGCAAAAGCATTATTTCCTGCATCAGGCCGATTGGTTAGCCTTTTTATTACATGGCCGGCTTGGTATCAGTGACTATCACAACGCCCTGAAGCTGGGTTATGACCCTGAGCGTTTGTGCTATCCCAACTGGTTATTAGATATTAAATCACTACCACATTTACCAGAAATTGTCAAGCCAGGGATGCCGGTGGGGGAAATCACCGCAGAAATTGCCGAGCGGTTTGGCTTGCCGGCAGATTGCCAGGTATGCGCCGGCACCACGGACAGCATAGCCGCATTTCTCGCAAGCGGTGTGCAATCCCCCGGAGAAGCGGTAACGTCCCTCGGTTCCACCCTGGTGATCAAGCTGCTCAGCCAAACTCGCATCGATGATGCTCGCTATGGTATTTACAGTCACCGGCTAGAGGATCTGTGGCTAGTTGGCGGCGCTTCCAACACCGGCGGCGCAGTGCTGCGGCAATTTTTCACCGATACCGAGTTAGAAAGTCTCAGCCGGCAGATTGATCCTCAGCAAGAAAGTCCGCTTGATTACTATCCTTTGACCAAAGCCGGTGATCGCTTCCCGATTAACGATCCCAATTTGCCCCCACGATTGGAACCGCGCCCGGATAATCCAGTAGAATTCTTGCAGGGTTTATTAGAAAGTATTGCCCGAATTGAAGCGCAAGCCTATCAACTTTTGCAAGAGTTGGGTGCGACTAAATTAACGCGCGTTTATACTGCCGGTGGCGGTGCTAAAAACCCGGTTTGGAGTGCAATTCGCGAACGTTTATTAAAGGTGCCGGTGGGGGTGCCGGCACATACTGAAGCAGCTTATGGCACAGCATTATTAGCAATGCGCGGGCTAACTCAATAAAGCATTCACTCAGCAAATTCCGATTACATATTTTGAAGTCATTTAAAATCACCCAACTGGATGACCTAACAGAAGGAAGTGCCGGCAATCAGATAGCTATAACATTAATAGTTACCTTGATTGACACACTTCGATGGTTGCAGCACTTAAATGCAACCATTTTTTTTGTGGGTGCTTTGGGGAAAGCACCCGTAACGAAGGTGAGCATTTATCGCCTTCTCAAATTTGGGTGAATTGTGCCGGTGAAATTATCCTTTATTCCAAACGTTGCAGCGGCGCAGTCTTCGGATCGATAATCATCAAATTACCACCGGAAAACTTAATCCCTAAGGTTCTTTTCTCCCCCGATCCCAAAAGATGAGTCACTTTCCCAACCCCATGTCGCCCATCAACCACGCGATCACCCACTTTCCAATCTAGGATTTTAGCAGCATTTTTGAGCGTAAATTTCTCCCCCGCCCCTTTAGTCTTCTGCATCCCCGCACTCATACTTTTTGCTTTACTTCCACTCAGAAACTCTTTAGGTAATTCTGAGAGAAATAACGAAGGAATCGCCGGCTCCCGGTTTCCCCAAGTACGCCGTTCACTGGCATGAGTCAGAAACAGCCGTTCCTGTGCGCGAGTAATGCCTACATAACACAGCCGGCGTTCCTCTTCTAAAGAAGCCGGATCATCTAAGCTGCGGAAATGAGGTAATAAACCTTGTTCCATTCCTACTAAAAAAACCACCGGAAATTCTAAGCCTTTAGCAGCGTGCAGCGTCATCACTGAAACGCGAGATTCTTCTTCTTTCATATTATCCATGTCAGAACTCAGCGCTGCATTTGCCAGAAAATCTTCTAGGGTGGCGTCGGGATTTTCTTCTTCAAAGTCCAACACTTTGTTATAAAGTTGCAACACGTTGGCTAAGCGATCTTCACCTTCCTTGCCTTGCTCTTTCAAATCTTGAACGTAACCAGAATCTTCTAAAATACCTTGCACAATTTCCGACGGACTGGTGGGTTTACTTCCTTCCTCAACTTGCGCTTTTGCCTGCCACCCGCACATCATTTCCACAAACTGAAGAATGGGCTTTGCAGTCCGTCCTGCTAAAGTATTCACCGATTCTGCATCTGTAAGAATTTCCCACAATGGGATCGTTAATTGTTGGGCCGCATTTTGTAGCCGATCTAAGGTGGCTTTTCCAATTCCTCGGCGGGGTGTGTTGATAATTCTCTCCAAACTCAGCGTATCGGCTGGGTTCACAATAAATCGCAAATAGGCAACCACATCTTTAACTTCTTTGCGGTCGTAAAACTTTAACCCTCCAACCAAATTGTAAGGGATATTCCATTCTACCAGTGAGTCTTCAAATACCCGCGACTGAGGATTTGTGCGATATAAAATAGCAAAATCTCCCCATTTCAGTTCAGGGTGCTTGCGAACCAATTTTCTAATTTCGCCCACAACAAATTCAGCTTCTTCAATTTCATTACCGGCACGATGCAAATAAATCGGTTCACCTTCCCCACGCGTCGGACGCAGCACTTTATCAATCCGCTGGGTATTCTTTTCAATCAGGTGATTCGCCGCGTGCAGAATATTATCTCTAGAGCGGTAATTTTCCTCTAGTTTCACCATCGTGCGCGTGTCATCATCTGGCAACCCGTCGCCAAAGTCTTGCTGAAAATCCAGCAAAATTTTGAAATCTGCCATGCGGAACGAATAAATTGCCTGATCCACATCCCCAACGACAAAAACTGAGCGATTTTGCCAGTTATTAAAGGTTTTGGGGCTTTCGTTGTTCGTTACCAGCAACCGAATTAAATCATACTGAACTCGGTTCGTGTCTTGATATTCATCGACTAAAATGTGGCAAAACTTTTGATGCCAGTAACCCAATACCGTCTCATTTTGATTAAATAGCTGCACCGGCAACCGAATCAAATCATCAAAATCAAGGGCGTTATTAGCGGCAAGCGCGTCTTGATAAAGGCTGTAAGCGTTAGCAATGACCCGCCCGCGCATATTCGGCTGTTCTCGCTCAAGTTCTTGCGGGTTCAATCCCTGGTTTTTGGCATTACTAATCGCATAACGGACAGAACGCGGATCAAATTTTTTGTCATCCAAATTTAGAGTTTTGGTAACAATTTGTTTAATCCGGCTTTGCGCGTCCGATTCATCATAAATAGAAAACGTTCGCTTCCACCGGCGACCCCTTTCATCTTGATATTTTTCAATATCATAACGGAGAATCCGCGCACACAAACTGTGGAATGTACCCACCCAAAGCGGTTTAATATAAGTTTTGTACACCCACGAACGCAGCCTTGTTTGTTCATCGGGTGCTAAAGCATCAAAAGGCTTGCGGTATTTTTCGATTGCTTGCTGCTGGGCGAATAATTTCTCGATGCGTTCCTTCATTTCCCGCGCCGCTTTGTTGGTGAAAGTCACCGCCAGAATATTTTCTGGATCGACTCGGTGGGTGCGGATTAAATTTGCCACCCGAAAAGTTAGCGCCCGTGTTTTGCCAGAACCTGCGCCGGCAACAACCAATAATGGCCCGCAGAAATGCTCAACGGCTTGGCGTTGGGATGAGTTGAGGAGGCTGAGAAAGTCAGTGGTTTGAGTCATGGCTAGCCGGTGAAGTGCGCTCACATTGCGGGAAGATGCCCATTATATGCGCTTGAGAAAGCTATTATAGTGTAACGAAACTTGCTGACGACTCCCCAGCGTCTTAGGGTGCGCGAGTCACGCACCCAACTCTAAATCGTGAATTGACTGCAACCGCAGCAAAGCCACCCTCGCGCCACAGGAAAGCAGCAGAACAGAAAATTATTTGTTGCTCTACACAAGAAAAGGGCGAACGATGGGACTCGAACCCACGAGTGGTGGAACCACAATCCACTGCCTTAACCACTTGGCTACGCCCGCCATTGCGCTTCTTACTATAGCACTTCTTTCGGGTTGCGATCTACCCCTGCGTTCAAAATTCTCCATTTTTGTGATTATTTTTTTAAATTTCTATATTTTCCGCTTTGTGCTAAAATCGCCCACGACAAGCTGGAAGCTTTGCAAGTAAAGGATTATCCCAACAAAATTCCTCGCCAAAATCTCAAATCTGCGTCGGCAAACTCAGTCTAATGCGTAATCGCTAAAAGAAAACGGGTAGTCTTAGCTTAGAGATTCACAGCGGAAGACGTATGAAGGGTTTCAAGACTGCTGCAATCGTCGGGGGAGTTGTTTTGGCAGGAGTGGGAGTGGCAATGGCTGTAACCAATCCAGATCAAACTGCCTATGAAGAGT of the Microcoleus sp. FACHB-68 genome contains:
- a CDS encoding DUF760 domain-containing protein yields the protein MVFNPDFNESDTDDSETNPLLKYLQHQPPEVLARVAKSASPEIKQIISQNVKGLVGLLPSDHFDVHITTNRENLAGLLASAMMTGYFLRQMEQRMQLDESLDDCVSLRRDSSAGGESECD
- the scpB gene encoding SMC-Scp complex subunit ScpB codes for the protein MHRLATKIEAILYLKGQPLSLAEILEYAGCEKDDAEDALIELMNDYAHRDSALEVVETPAGYCLQLRDSFQELVQTIIPLDLGLGALRTLAVIALKAPITQTELVELRGSGAYQHVQELLELGFVRRRRQTDGRSYWLQITDKFHQYFQVDQLPQQLELKFPLSEEENLEEE
- the ccmA gene encoding heme ABC exporter ATP-binding protein CcmA, encoding MGAAVSLHNVHKVYNNVPVVDELSFTLEAGEMFGLLGPNGAGKSTTIRMLTTLTRPTSGRIEVAGYDVTRQAAQVKQSIGVVLQQISVDNDLSVWENMEFHGRLHHIPNPSRQKLINQWLEYVELADRRDDLVKTLSGGMKRRLQIARALLHEPKILFLDEPTVGLDPQTRRRLWEIIRDLNKQGMTMLLTTHYMDEVEYLCDRIGIMDAGKLIELGTLEQLRQKHGEGLVMKQIGDRWEYVFFPNLEQANAYLEQQSDKTGMMVRPSNLEDIFVELTGRQLD
- a CDS encoding FGGY-family carbohydrate kinase, with amino-acid sequence MNFYLGIDFGTTGARATAIDAAGTLHAEAQYPFDGTSDLQNHLPDLWQTALFTLISQIPQEICRDLRAIAINGTSSTVLLCDAGGKVIAEPLLYNDGRGVAVMQELKAIAPANHPVISATSSLAKLLWFKQNANLPLQKHYFLHQADWLAFLLHGRLGISDYHNALKLGYDPERLCYPNWLLDIKSLPHLPEIVKPGMPVGEITAEIAERFGLPADCQVCAGTTDSIAAFLASGVQSPGEAVTSLGSTLVIKLLSQTRIDDARYGIYSHRLEDLWLVGGASNTGGAVLRQFFTDTELESLSRQIDPQQESPLDYYPLTKAGDRFPINDPNLPPRLEPRPDNPVEFLQGLLESIARIEAQAYQLLQELGATKLTRVYTAGGGAKNPVWSAIRERLLKVPVGVPAHTEAAYGTALLAMRGLTQ
- the pcrA gene encoding DNA helicase PcrA, producing MTQTTDFLSLLNSSQRQAVEHFCGPLLVVAGAGSGKTRALTFRVANLIRTHRVDPENILAVTFTNKAAREMKERIEKLFAQQQAIEKYRKPFDALAPDEQTRLRSWVYKTYIKPLWVGTFHSLCARILRYDIEKYQDERGRRWKRTFSIYDESDAQSRIKQIVTKTLNLDDKKFDPRSVRYAISNAKNQGLNPQELEREQPNMRGRVIANAYSLYQDALAANNALDFDDLIRLPVQLFNQNETVLGYWHQKFCHILVDEYQDTNRVQYDLIRLLVTNNESPKTFNNWQNRSVFVVGDVDQAIYSFRMADFKILLDFQQDFGDGLPDDDTRTMVKLEENYRSRDNILHAANHLIEKNTQRIDKVLRPTRGEGEPIYLHRAGNEIEEAEFVVGEIRKLVRKHPELKWGDFAILYRTNPQSRVFEDSLVEWNIPYNLVGGLKFYDRKEVKDVVAYLRFIVNPADTLSLERIINTPRRGIGKATLDRLQNAAQQLTIPLWEILTDAESVNTLAGRTAKPILQFVEMMCGWQAKAQVEEGSKPTSPSEIVQGILEDSGYVQDLKEQGKEGEDRLANVLQLYNKVLDFEEENPDATLEDFLANAALSSDMDNMKEEESRVSVMTLHAAKGLEFPVVFLVGMEQGLLPHFRSLDDPASLEEERRLCYVGITRAQERLFLTHASERRTWGNREPAIPSLFLSELPKEFLSGSKAKSMSAGMQKTKGAGEKFTLKNAAKILDWKVGDRVVDGRHGVGKVTHLLGSGEKRTLGIKFSGGNLMIIDPKTAPLQRLE